The genomic DNA GCCGATGCCGGACAACGCCTGGGACCTGGTGTTCAAGCCCGAGTACGCGTCGAAGCTCAAGGGCTGCGGCGTGTCCTTCCTCGACACCGCGTCGGAGATTTTGCCGATCGCGCTCAAGTACATCGGCAAGGATCCGCGCAGCAAGGACCCGGCCGACTACAAGGCCGCGGGCGACATGCTGAAGGCCGTGCGGCCCGACGTGACGCGTTTCTCCGGCTCCGGCTCCGACTACATCGACCAGATGGCCAAGGGCCAGCTGTGCGCGGTGATCGGCTGGTCGGGCGACATCATGATCGCCAAGGACAAGTCGACCAAGGCGAAGAATCCGCAGAACCTCGAGGTGCTGCTGCCCAAGATGGGCGGCCTGCTGTTCTTCGACACGATGGCGATCCCCAAGGACGCCAAGCATCCGGAGAACGCGTACAAGTGGATCAACTACATCCTGCGCCCGGAGGTGCATGCGTCGCTCACCAACAAGGTGTTCTACGCGAACCCCAACAAGGCAGCGATGAAGTTCGTCAATCCGGTGCTGGCCAAGGACAAGGCCGTGTTCCCCGATGCGGCCGCGCTCGCGACGATGATTCCGCCCGACACGCCGGACCAGGCCACGCTGCGGCTGGTGACGCGCACCTTCACCAACTTCAAGGCCAATCGCTGACAGGGTGCGTATGAATGCTTCCGGGGCGCCAGGCGCCTTCCTGCGCATCGAGGCCGTCACCAAGGACTTCGGCGATTTCCGCGCGGTGGACCAGGTCAGCCTGGACGTCGCGCGCGGCGAGATCTTCGCGCTGCTCGGCTCTTCGGGCTGCGGCAAGAGCACGCTGCTGCGGATCCTCGCCGGCTTCGAGGCGCCGTCGTCGGGACGGGTGGTGCTCGACGGCGTCGATCTCGCGGGCCGGCCGCCCTACGAGCGGCCGGTCAACATGATGTTCCAGTCGTACGCGCTGTTTCCGCACCTGACGGTCCGGGACAACATCGCCTTCGGCCTGCGTCGCGACAAGCTGCCCAAGGCCGAGATCGCGGCGCGCGTCGACGAGATGCTGCGCCTGGTGCAGCTCACGGCGCTGGCCGGGCGCAAGCCGCATCAGCTCTCCGGCGGCCAGCAGCAGCGCGTGGCGCTGGCGCGCAGCCTGGCCAAGCGGCCGCAATTGCTGCTGCTCGACGAGCCGCTCGGCGCGCTCGACAAGAAGCTGCGCGAGGCGACGCAGATCGAACTGGTCAACATCATCCGGCAGGTCGGCGTGACCTGCGTGCTGGTGACCCACGACCAGGAGGAGGCCATGACCATGGCCTCGCGCATGGCGGTGATGAGCGAAGGCCGCTTCCTGCAGGTCGGCAGTCCGGCCGACGTCTACGAGACGCCTGCGACGCGCTTCGTTGCCGACTTCATCGGCAACGTCAACCTGATGGATGGCGTGATCGAGACCGACGAGGCCGACCACGTCGACATCCGCTGCGCCGACGTGCTGCACCGTGTCGGCCACGGGATCACCGGCTACCAGGGGCAGACCGTCACCGTCGCGGTGCGGCCCGAGAAGATCCACCTCTGCGCAAGCGAGCCTGAGGACGATCACAACAAGGCCCGCGGCGTGGTCCGGGCCTCGTCGTATTTCGGGGTCTACACGGTCTACCACCTCGAGCTGGCCAGCGGTGCCGCGCTCAAGGTCAATGTCGAGAACGAAACCCGGCACCGCGAGGGCGTCCCCGTCGAAGGCGACGCCGTCTGGGCCCATTGGCTGCCGACCTCGCAGGTCGTGCTCACGCAGTAGGACGGGCGGCATGGACAGGTCCGATGCCCTCGGGCGTTCCGCGCAGGCTGACGGCAAGCCCGCCTTCGTGCGGGGCCGCAGCCTCGTGATCGGTGCGCCCACGTTGTGGCTGCTGGTTTTTTTCCTGCTGCCCTTCTTGATCGTGCTGCGCATCAGCTTCGCGGAAATGGACGGCGCCCGGGTGAGCGACCTGCTCAGCTTCGCGAACCAGCAGTTCTCGCTGACGCTGAAGCTGCAGAATTACGCCACGCTGCTGCAGGACGACCTCTACGTGGCGACCTACGGGCATTCGCTGCTCTATGCGGGTGTCACCACCGTGATCTGCCTGCTCATCGGCTATCCCTTCGCCTACTTCATGGCGCGTGCGTCCGCGGCCCGGCAGCCGCTGCTGCTGATGGGCGTGATGCTGCCGTTCTGGACCAGCTTCCTGCTGCGCGTCTACGCGTGGAAAGGCTTGCTGGACGCCGACACCGGC from Variovorax sp. PBL-E5 includes the following:
- a CDS encoding ABC transporter permease, with protein sequence MSRTKPGTARASPSKATPSGPIGCRPRRSCSRSRTGGMDRSDALGRSAQADGKPAFVRGRSLVIGAPTLWLLVFFLLPFLIVLRISFAEMDGARVSDLLSFANQQFSLTLKLQNYATLLQDDLYVATYGHSLLYAGVTTVICLLIGYPFAYFMARASAARQPLLLMGVMLPFWTSFLLRVYAWKGLLDADTGWVGRFLAYIHADSLLLPLGLISSPGQFMYSPFSLVLGMVYTYLPFMVLPLYGTLSKMDLQLLEAAQDLGATAWQAFWRVTVPLSRSGIVAGAMLVFIPCVGEYVIPELLGGPETLMIGRVLWDEFFSNNDWPMASSVAVVMVLLIIVPLALFNNAQARAARG
- a CDS encoding polyamine ABC transporter substrate-binding protein; protein product: MKSMLLRPARILWALALGAAVLGAPVHAQEEKVLNIYNWGDYIADDTVANFEKETGIKVRYDLFDSNEALHAKLVAGMSGYDIVVPGSHFAKMQIQAGLLQKLDKSRIPNLANLDPAIQAQLAKMDPGNDYIVDWLWGYTTVGINADKVKKALGSMPMPDNAWDLVFKPEYASKLKGCGVSFLDTASEILPIALKYIGKDPRSKDPADYKAAGDMLKAVRPDVTRFSGSGSDYIDQMAKGQLCAVIGWSGDIMIAKDKSTKAKNPQNLEVLLPKMGGLLFFDTMAIPKDAKHPENAYKWINYILRPEVHASLTNKVFYANPNKAAMKFVNPVLAKDKAVFPDAAALATMIPPDTPDQATLRLVTRTFTNFKANR
- a CDS encoding ABC transporter ATP-binding protein — translated: MNASGAPGAFLRIEAVTKDFGDFRAVDQVSLDVARGEIFALLGSSGCGKSTLLRILAGFEAPSSGRVVLDGVDLAGRPPYERPVNMMFQSYALFPHLTVRDNIAFGLRRDKLPKAEIAARVDEMLRLVQLTALAGRKPHQLSGGQQQRVALARSLAKRPQLLLLDEPLGALDKKLREATQIELVNIIRQVGVTCVLVTHDQEEAMTMASRMAVMSEGRFLQVGSPADVYETPATRFVADFIGNVNLMDGVIETDEADHVDIRCADVLHRVGHGITGYQGQTVTVAVRPEKIHLCASEPEDDHNKARGVVRASSYFGVYTVYHLELASGAALKVNVENETRHREGVPVEGDAVWAHWLPTSQVVLTQ